The Camelus ferus isolate YT-003-E chromosome 4, BCGSAC_Cfer_1.0, whole genome shotgun sequence genome has a segment encoding these proteins:
- the SPATA6L gene encoding spermatogenesis associated 6-like protein isoform X2 → MPLEVVVELQIRAISCPGVFLPGKQDVYLGVYLLNQYLKTDNFPSVFPIMIQRSMMFEKVFENAIDPGAVADILESFLTRFELIQLVPPVWEELAYYEENTRDFLFPEPKLTPHPGMCREVLMKTAEGFPGIAPKIEFSTRTAIREGVFLHRNRFLEERYKSQRPLSTSYGPKFPLSNIKVKPRESNLDRPVQGMRSWAPSPYSTRRFFQDQPAQMNLGNNFKIPGESKPPFVVDSAKPFGENSSKHHSQKSRRKSNFSNFPFPMRRASSLDSLAANVKVIKEPDERIVLRNESPSPLDSSKFGKPSPSYSNQGDADFHQETSFATSQHSRTPSPLLDQPLLRERFSPGSQSTWKKIHERVCSLLTSHRAQQHLSKEDPVSEVKYILERPSYPLKKYPVHEQSYF, encoded by the exons ATGCctttggaggtggtggtggaaCTGCAGATCCGGGCG atttcttgCCCAGGAGTGTTCCTTCCTGGCAAGCAGGATGTGTACCTTGGGGTTTACCTCCTGAATCAGTACCTGAAGACGGATAACTTCCCTTCTGTGTTCCCTATTATGATTCAGCGGAGCATGATGTTTGAAAAG gtGTTTGAAAATGCGATAGACCCTGGAGCTGTAGCAGACATTTTAGAAA gcTTTCTAACCAGGTTTGAATTAATACAGCTAGTGCCTCCAG TGTGGGAAGAGTTGGCCTACTATGAAGAAAACACACgggattttcttttccctgagcCCAAGCTGACTCCTCACCCTGGGATGTGCAGGGAGGTGCTCATGAAGACGGCCGAAGGTTTTCCA GGCATTGCTCCCAAAATAGAGTTTTCTACAAGGACAGCTATCAGAGAAGGTGTGTTTCTGCATAGAAACAGATTTCTT GAGGAAAGATACAAGTCACAAAGGCCTTTATCTACATCATATGGACCAAAATTCCCCTTAAGTAATATAAAGGTGAAGCCAAGGGAGAGTAATCTTGATAGACCGGTCCAAGGCATGCGATCCTGGGCACCCTCTCCATATTCTACCAGGCGTTTCTTTCAGGACCAGCCAGCTCAAATGAACCTTGGGAATAATTTCAAAATACCAGGAGAAAGCAAACCTCCATTTGTA gtgGACAGTGCAAAGCCCTTTGGTGAGAACAGTTCAAAGCATCATTCCCAGAAGTCTAGAAGGAAATCTAACTTTTCAAACTTTCCATTTCCAATGAGAAGAG cttcttctCTTGACAGCCTTGCAGCTAACGTAAAG GTTATCAAAGAGCCAGATGAACGGATTGTTTTAAGGAATGAATCACCATCACCTTTAGATTCAAGTAAGTTTGGAAAGCCCTCACCCAGTTACAGTAACCAAGGGGATGCCGATTTCCACCAGGAAACTTCATTTGCCACCTCCCAGCACTCCAGAACTCCCAGCCCTCTTCTGGACCAGCCCCTTCTCCGAGAAAG GTTCTCCCCGGGTTCTCAGTCCACGTGGAAGAAGATCCACGAAAGGGTATGCAGTCTTCTGACATCCCACAGAGCTCAGCAGCACCTCAGCAAG gAAGATCCTGTGTCTGAAGTAAAGTATATCCTTGAAAGACCAAGCTACCCTCTGAAGAAATATCCAGTGCATGAACAGAGTTATTTTTAA
- the SPATA6L gene encoding spermatogenesis associated 6-like protein isoform X1, whose product MPLEVVVELQIRAISCPGVFLPGKQDVYLGVYLLNQYLKTDNFPSVFPIMIQRSMMFEKVFENAIDPGAVADILESFLTRFELIQLVPPVWEELAYYEENTRDFLFPEPKLTPHPGMCREVLMKTAEGFPGIAPKIEFSTRTAIREGVFLHRNRFLEERYKSQRPLSTSYGPKFPLSNIKVKPRESNLDRPVQGMRSWAPSPYSTRRFFQDQPAQMNLGNNFKIPGESKPPFVVRHVDSAKPFGENSSKHHSQKSRRKSNFSNFPFPMRRASSLDSLAANVKVIKEPDERIVLRNESPSPLDSSKFGKPSPSYSNQGDADFHQETSFATSQHSRTPSPLLDQPLLRERFSPGSQSTWKKIHERVCSLLTSHRAQQHLSKEDPVSEVKYILERPSYPLKKYPVHEQSYF is encoded by the exons ATGCctttggaggtggtggtggaaCTGCAGATCCGGGCG atttcttgCCCAGGAGTGTTCCTTCCTGGCAAGCAGGATGTGTACCTTGGGGTTTACCTCCTGAATCAGTACCTGAAGACGGATAACTTCCCTTCTGTGTTCCCTATTATGATTCAGCGGAGCATGATGTTTGAAAAG gtGTTTGAAAATGCGATAGACCCTGGAGCTGTAGCAGACATTTTAGAAA gcTTTCTAACCAGGTTTGAATTAATACAGCTAGTGCCTCCAG TGTGGGAAGAGTTGGCCTACTATGAAGAAAACACACgggattttcttttccctgagcCCAAGCTGACTCCTCACCCTGGGATGTGCAGGGAGGTGCTCATGAAGACGGCCGAAGGTTTTCCA GGCATTGCTCCCAAAATAGAGTTTTCTACAAGGACAGCTATCAGAGAAGGTGTGTTTCTGCATAGAAACAGATTTCTT GAGGAAAGATACAAGTCACAAAGGCCTTTATCTACATCATATGGACCAAAATTCCCCTTAAGTAATATAAAGGTGAAGCCAAGGGAGAGTAATCTTGATAGACCGGTCCAAGGCATGCGATCCTGGGCACCCTCTCCATATTCTACCAGGCGTTTCTTTCAGGACCAGCCAGCTCAAATGAACCTTGGGAATAATTTCAAAATACCAGGAGAAAGCAAACCTCCATTTGTAGTAAGACAC gtgGACAGTGCAAAGCCCTTTGGTGAGAACAGTTCAAAGCATCATTCCCAGAAGTCTAGAAGGAAATCTAACTTTTCAAACTTTCCATTTCCAATGAGAAGAG cttcttctCTTGACAGCCTTGCAGCTAACGTAAAG GTTATCAAAGAGCCAGATGAACGGATTGTTTTAAGGAATGAATCACCATCACCTTTAGATTCAAGTAAGTTTGGAAAGCCCTCACCCAGTTACAGTAACCAAGGGGATGCCGATTTCCACCAGGAAACTTCATTTGCCACCTCCCAGCACTCCAGAACTCCCAGCCCTCTTCTGGACCAGCCCCTTCTCCGAGAAAG GTTCTCCCCGGGTTCTCAGTCCACGTGGAAGAAGATCCACGAAAGGGTATGCAGTCTTCTGACATCCCACAGAGCTCAGCAGCACCTCAGCAAG gAAGATCCTGTGTCTGAAGTAAAGTATATCCTTGAAAGACCAAGCTACCCTCTGAAGAAATATCCAGTGCATGAACAGAGTTATTTTTAA
- the SPATA6L gene encoding spermatogenesis associated 6-like protein isoform X3 — translation MPLEVVVELQIRAISCPGVFLPGKQDVYLGVYLLNQYLKTDNFPSVFPIMIQRSMMFEKVFENAIDPGAVADILESFLTRFELIQLVPPVWEELAYYEENTRDFLFPEPKLTPHPGMCREVLMKTAEGFPGIAPKIEFSTRTAIREGVFLHRNRFLEERYKSQRPLSTSYGPKFPLSNIKVKPRESNLDRPVQGMRSWAPSPYSTRRFFQDQPAQMNLGNNFKIPGESKPPFVVRHVDSAKPFGENSSKHHSQKSRRKSNFSNFPFPMRRASSLDSLAANVKVIKEPDERIVLRNESPSPLDSSKFGKPSPSYSNQGDADFHQETSFATSQHSRTPSPLLDQPLLRERFSPGSQSTWKKIHEREDPVSEVKYILERPSYPLKKYPVHEQSYF, via the exons ATGCctttggaggtggtggtggaaCTGCAGATCCGGGCG atttcttgCCCAGGAGTGTTCCTTCCTGGCAAGCAGGATGTGTACCTTGGGGTTTACCTCCTGAATCAGTACCTGAAGACGGATAACTTCCCTTCTGTGTTCCCTATTATGATTCAGCGGAGCATGATGTTTGAAAAG gtGTTTGAAAATGCGATAGACCCTGGAGCTGTAGCAGACATTTTAGAAA gcTTTCTAACCAGGTTTGAATTAATACAGCTAGTGCCTCCAG TGTGGGAAGAGTTGGCCTACTATGAAGAAAACACACgggattttcttttccctgagcCCAAGCTGACTCCTCACCCTGGGATGTGCAGGGAGGTGCTCATGAAGACGGCCGAAGGTTTTCCA GGCATTGCTCCCAAAATAGAGTTTTCTACAAGGACAGCTATCAGAGAAGGTGTGTTTCTGCATAGAAACAGATTTCTT GAGGAAAGATACAAGTCACAAAGGCCTTTATCTACATCATATGGACCAAAATTCCCCTTAAGTAATATAAAGGTGAAGCCAAGGGAGAGTAATCTTGATAGACCGGTCCAAGGCATGCGATCCTGGGCACCCTCTCCATATTCTACCAGGCGTTTCTTTCAGGACCAGCCAGCTCAAATGAACCTTGGGAATAATTTCAAAATACCAGGAGAAAGCAAACCTCCATTTGTAGTAAGACAC gtgGACAGTGCAAAGCCCTTTGGTGAGAACAGTTCAAAGCATCATTCCCAGAAGTCTAGAAGGAAATCTAACTTTTCAAACTTTCCATTTCCAATGAGAAGAG cttcttctCTTGACAGCCTTGCAGCTAACGTAAAG GTTATCAAAGAGCCAGATGAACGGATTGTTTTAAGGAATGAATCACCATCACCTTTAGATTCAAGTAAGTTTGGAAAGCCCTCACCCAGTTACAGTAACCAAGGGGATGCCGATTTCCACCAGGAAACTTCATTTGCCACCTCCCAGCACTCCAGAACTCCCAGCCCTCTTCTGGACCAGCCCCTTCTCCGAGAAAG GTTCTCCCCGGGTTCTCAGTCCACGTGGAAGAAGATCCACGAAAGG gAAGATCCTGTGTCTGAAGTAAAGTATATCCTTGAAAGACCAAGCTACCCTCTGAAGAAATATCCAGTGCATGAACAGAGTTATTTTTAA
- the SPATA6L gene encoding spermatogenesis associated 6-like protein isoform X4, which translates to MPLEVVVELQIRAISCPGVFLPGKQDVYLGVYLLNQYLKTDNFPSVFPIMIQRSMMFEKVFENAIDPGAVADILESFLTRFELIQLVPPVWEELAYYEENTRDFLFPEPKLTPHPGMCREVLMKTAEGFPEERYKSQRPLSTSYGPKFPLSNIKVKPRESNLDRPVQGMRSWAPSPYSTRRFFQDQPAQMNLGNNFKIPGESKPPFVVRHVDSAKPFGENSSKHHSQKSRRKSNFSNFPFPMRRASSLDSLAANVKVIKEPDERIVLRNESPSPLDSSKFGKPSPSYSNQGDADFHQETSFATSQHSRTPSPLLDQPLLRERFSPGSQSTWKKIHERVCSLLTSHRAQQHLSKEDPVSEVKYILERPSYPLKKYPVHEQSYF; encoded by the exons ATGCctttggaggtggtggtggaaCTGCAGATCCGGGCG atttcttgCCCAGGAGTGTTCCTTCCTGGCAAGCAGGATGTGTACCTTGGGGTTTACCTCCTGAATCAGTACCTGAAGACGGATAACTTCCCTTCTGTGTTCCCTATTATGATTCAGCGGAGCATGATGTTTGAAAAG gtGTTTGAAAATGCGATAGACCCTGGAGCTGTAGCAGACATTTTAGAAA gcTTTCTAACCAGGTTTGAATTAATACAGCTAGTGCCTCCAG TGTGGGAAGAGTTGGCCTACTATGAAGAAAACACACgggattttcttttccctgagcCCAAGCTGACTCCTCACCCTGGGATGTGCAGGGAGGTGCTCATGAAGACGGCCGAAGGTTTTCCA GAGGAAAGATACAAGTCACAAAGGCCTTTATCTACATCATATGGACCAAAATTCCCCTTAAGTAATATAAAGGTGAAGCCAAGGGAGAGTAATCTTGATAGACCGGTCCAAGGCATGCGATCCTGGGCACCCTCTCCATATTCTACCAGGCGTTTCTTTCAGGACCAGCCAGCTCAAATGAACCTTGGGAATAATTTCAAAATACCAGGAGAAAGCAAACCTCCATTTGTAGTAAGACAC gtgGACAGTGCAAAGCCCTTTGGTGAGAACAGTTCAAAGCATCATTCCCAGAAGTCTAGAAGGAAATCTAACTTTTCAAACTTTCCATTTCCAATGAGAAGAG cttcttctCTTGACAGCCTTGCAGCTAACGTAAAG GTTATCAAAGAGCCAGATGAACGGATTGTTTTAAGGAATGAATCACCATCACCTTTAGATTCAAGTAAGTTTGGAAAGCCCTCACCCAGTTACAGTAACCAAGGGGATGCCGATTTCCACCAGGAAACTTCATTTGCCACCTCCCAGCACTCCAGAACTCCCAGCCCTCTTCTGGACCAGCCCCTTCTCCGAGAAAG GTTCTCCCCGGGTTCTCAGTCCACGTGGAAGAAGATCCACGAAAGGGTATGCAGTCTTCTGACATCCCACAGAGCTCAGCAGCACCTCAGCAAG gAAGATCCTGTGTCTGAAGTAAAGTATATCCTTGAAAGACCAAGCTACCCTCTGAAGAAATATCCAGTGCATGAACAGAGTTATTTTTAA
- the SPATA6L gene encoding spermatogenesis associated 6-like protein isoform X5, producing the protein MPLEVVVELQIRAISCPGVFLPGKQDVYLGVYLLNQYLKTDNFPSVFPIMIQRSMMFEKVFENAIDPGAVADILESFLTRFELIQLVPPVWEELAYYEENTRDFLFPEPKLTPHPGMCREVLMKTAEGFPGIAPKIEFSTRTAIREGVFLHRNRFLEERYKSQRPLSTSYGPKFPLSNIKVKPRESNLDRPVQGMRSWAPSPYSTRRFFQDQPAQMNLGNNFKIPGESKPPFVVRHVDSAKPFGENSSKHHSQKSRRKSNFSNFPFPMRRASSLDSLAANVKETSFATSQHSRTPSPLLDQPLLRERFSPGSQSTWKKIHERVCSLLTSHRAQQHLSKEDPVSEVKYILERPSYPLKKYPVHEQSYF; encoded by the exons ATGCctttggaggtggtggtggaaCTGCAGATCCGGGCG atttcttgCCCAGGAGTGTTCCTTCCTGGCAAGCAGGATGTGTACCTTGGGGTTTACCTCCTGAATCAGTACCTGAAGACGGATAACTTCCCTTCTGTGTTCCCTATTATGATTCAGCGGAGCATGATGTTTGAAAAG gtGTTTGAAAATGCGATAGACCCTGGAGCTGTAGCAGACATTTTAGAAA gcTTTCTAACCAGGTTTGAATTAATACAGCTAGTGCCTCCAG TGTGGGAAGAGTTGGCCTACTATGAAGAAAACACACgggattttcttttccctgagcCCAAGCTGACTCCTCACCCTGGGATGTGCAGGGAGGTGCTCATGAAGACGGCCGAAGGTTTTCCA GGCATTGCTCCCAAAATAGAGTTTTCTACAAGGACAGCTATCAGAGAAGGTGTGTTTCTGCATAGAAACAGATTTCTT GAGGAAAGATACAAGTCACAAAGGCCTTTATCTACATCATATGGACCAAAATTCCCCTTAAGTAATATAAAGGTGAAGCCAAGGGAGAGTAATCTTGATAGACCGGTCCAAGGCATGCGATCCTGGGCACCCTCTCCATATTCTACCAGGCGTTTCTTTCAGGACCAGCCAGCTCAAATGAACCTTGGGAATAATTTCAAAATACCAGGAGAAAGCAAACCTCCATTTGTAGTAAGACAC gtgGACAGTGCAAAGCCCTTTGGTGAGAACAGTTCAAAGCATCATTCCCAGAAGTCTAGAAGGAAATCTAACTTTTCAAACTTTCCATTTCCAATGAGAAGAG cttcttctCTTGACAGCCTTGCAGCTAACGTAAAG GAAACTTCATTTGCCACCTCCCAGCACTCCAGAACTCCCAGCCCTCTTCTGGACCAGCCCCTTCTCCGAGAAAG GTTCTCCCCGGGTTCTCAGTCCACGTGGAAGAAGATCCACGAAAGGGTATGCAGTCTTCTGACATCCCACAGAGCTCAGCAGCACCTCAGCAAG gAAGATCCTGTGTCTGAAGTAAAGTATATCCTTGAAAGACCAAGCTACCCTCTGAAGAAATATCCAGTGCATGAACAGAGTTATTTTTAA
- the PLPP6 gene encoding phospholipid phosphatase 6 codes for MAVRKRKRLQGREASPEASGVLRSGPPAVMSSPRRNVEGRPLGTSAPSSSSSNSVSPAHGGGGGSRFEFQSLLSSRALGTDPTCGRLRASESPVHRRGSFPPAGAGPSQASPPPPPEEDRMDLNPSFLGIALRSLLAIDLWLSKKLGVCAGESSSWGSVRPLMKLLEISGHGILWLLGTLYCLSRSDSWAGREVLMNLLFALLLDLLLVALIKGLVRRRRPAHNQMDMFFTLSVDKYSFPSGHATRAALVSRFILNHLVLAIPLRVLVVLWTLILGLSRIMLGRHNVTDVAFGFFLGYMQYCIVDYCWLSPHNAPVLFVLWNQQ; via the coding sequence ATGGCAGTGCGGAAGCGGAAGAGGCTGCAAGGCCGGGAAGCCTCTCCTGAGGCCAGCGGGGTCCTGCGGTCCGGGCCGCCCGCCGTGATGTCGAGCCCCCGGAGGAACGTCGAGGGACGCCCGCTGGGTACCAGtgcccccagcagcagcagcagcaattcCGTCAGCCCAGCccacggcggcggcggcggcagcaggtTCGAGTTTCAATCCCTGCTCAGCAGCCGCGCGCTGGGCACCGACCCCACCTGCGGCCGGCTCCGCGCGTCCGAGAGCCCGGTGCACCGCCGCGGCTCGTTCCCTCCCGCCGGGGCAGGCCCCTCGCAGGcgtccccgcccccgccgcccgaGGAAGACCGCATGGACCTCAACCCGTCCTTCCTGGGCATCGCCCTGCGCTCCCTGCTGGCCATCGACCTGTGGCTGTCTAAGAAGCTGGGGGTGTGCGCGGGGGAGAGCTCGTCCTGGGGCAGCGTGCGGCCCCTTATGAAGCTGCTGGAGATCTCGGGACACGGCATCCTCTGGCTGCTGGGCACCCTCTACTGCCTGTCCAGGAGCGACAGCTGGGCCGGGCGCGAGGTGCTGATGAACCTGCTCTTCGCCCTACTGTTGGACCTGCTGCTGGTGGCCTTGATCAAGGGGCTGGTCCGCAGGCGCCGCCCGGCCCACAACCAGATGGACATGTTTTTCACCCTTTCGGTGGACAAGTACTCCTTCCCTTCGGGCCATGCCACCAGGGCCGCCCTGGTGTCGCGGTTCATCCTGAACCACCTGGTGCTGGCCATTCCGCTGAGGGTGCTGGTGGTACTGTGGACTCTCATCTTGGGCCTCTCCAGGATCATGCTGGGGCGGCACAATGTCACCGACGTGGCTTTTGGCTTTTTTCTGGGTTACATGCAGTATTGCATCGTGGACTATTGCTGGCTCTCACCGCACAATGCTCCGGTCCTCTTTGTACTGTGGAACCAACAGTGA
- the SPATA6L gene encoding spermatogenesis associated 6-like protein isoform X6, translated as MIQRSMMFEKVFENAIDPGAVADILESFLTRFELIQLVPPVWEELAYYEENTRDFLFPEPKLTPHPGMCREVLMKTAEGFPGIAPKIEFSTRTAIREGVFLHRNRFLEERYKSQRPLSTSYGPKFPLSNIKVKPRESNLDRPVQGMRSWAPSPYSTRRFFQDQPAQMNLGNNFKIPGESKPPFVVRHVDSAKPFGENSSKHHSQKSRRKSNFSNFPFPMRRASSLDSLAANVKVIKEPDERIVLRNESPSPLDSSKFGKPSPSYSNQGDADFHQETSFATSQHSRTPSPLLDQPLLRERFSPGSQSTWKKIHERVCSLLTSHRAQQHLSKEDPVSEVKYILERPSYPLKKYPVHEQSYF; from the exons ATGATTCAGCGGAGCATGATGTTTGAAAAG gtGTTTGAAAATGCGATAGACCCTGGAGCTGTAGCAGACATTTTAGAAA gcTTTCTAACCAGGTTTGAATTAATACAGCTAGTGCCTCCAG TGTGGGAAGAGTTGGCCTACTATGAAGAAAACACACgggattttcttttccctgagcCCAAGCTGACTCCTCACCCTGGGATGTGCAGGGAGGTGCTCATGAAGACGGCCGAAGGTTTTCCA GGCATTGCTCCCAAAATAGAGTTTTCTACAAGGACAGCTATCAGAGAAGGTGTGTTTCTGCATAGAAACAGATTTCTT GAGGAAAGATACAAGTCACAAAGGCCTTTATCTACATCATATGGACCAAAATTCCCCTTAAGTAATATAAAGGTGAAGCCAAGGGAGAGTAATCTTGATAGACCGGTCCAAGGCATGCGATCCTGGGCACCCTCTCCATATTCTACCAGGCGTTTCTTTCAGGACCAGCCAGCTCAAATGAACCTTGGGAATAATTTCAAAATACCAGGAGAAAGCAAACCTCCATTTGTAGTAAGACAC gtgGACAGTGCAAAGCCCTTTGGTGAGAACAGTTCAAAGCATCATTCCCAGAAGTCTAGAAGGAAATCTAACTTTTCAAACTTTCCATTTCCAATGAGAAGAG cttcttctCTTGACAGCCTTGCAGCTAACGTAAAG GTTATCAAAGAGCCAGATGAACGGATTGTTTTAAGGAATGAATCACCATCACCTTTAGATTCAAGTAAGTTTGGAAAGCCCTCACCCAGTTACAGTAACCAAGGGGATGCCGATTTCCACCAGGAAACTTCATTTGCCACCTCCCAGCACTCCAGAACTCCCAGCCCTCTTCTGGACCAGCCCCTTCTCCGAGAAAG GTTCTCCCCGGGTTCTCAGTCCACGTGGAAGAAGATCCACGAAAGGGTATGCAGTCTTCTGACATCCCACAGAGCTCAGCAGCACCTCAGCAAG gAAGATCCTGTGTCTGAAGTAAAGTATATCCTTGAAAGACCAAGCTACCCTCTGAAGAAATATCCAGTGCATGAACAGAGTTATTTTTAA
- the SPATA6L gene encoding spermatogenesis associated 6-like protein isoform X7, with translation MGNLRNVLGVIELGIAPKIEFSTRTAIREGVFLHRNRFLEERYKSQRPLSTSYGPKFPLSNIKVKPRESNLDRPVQGMRSWAPSPYSTRRFFQDQPAQMNLGNNFKIPGESKPPFVVRHVDSAKPFGENSSKHHSQKSRRKSNFSNFPFPMRRASSLDSLAANVKVIKEPDERIVLRNESPSPLDSSKFGKPSPSYSNQGDADFHQETSFATSQHSRTPSPLLDQPLLRERFSPGSQSTWKKIHERVCSLLTSHRAQQHLSKEDPVSEVKYILERPSYPLKKYPVHEQSYF, from the exons ATGGGGAATTTAAGGAATGTACTCGGAGTCATAGAACTG GGCATTGCTCCCAAAATAGAGTTTTCTACAAGGACAGCTATCAGAGAAGGTGTGTTTCTGCATAGAAACAGATTTCTT GAGGAAAGATACAAGTCACAAAGGCCTTTATCTACATCATATGGACCAAAATTCCCCTTAAGTAATATAAAGGTGAAGCCAAGGGAGAGTAATCTTGATAGACCGGTCCAAGGCATGCGATCCTGGGCACCCTCTCCATATTCTACCAGGCGTTTCTTTCAGGACCAGCCAGCTCAAATGAACCTTGGGAATAATTTCAAAATACCAGGAGAAAGCAAACCTCCATTTGTAGTAAGACAC gtgGACAGTGCAAAGCCCTTTGGTGAGAACAGTTCAAAGCATCATTCCCAGAAGTCTAGAAGGAAATCTAACTTTTCAAACTTTCCATTTCCAATGAGAAGAG cttcttctCTTGACAGCCTTGCAGCTAACGTAAAG GTTATCAAAGAGCCAGATGAACGGATTGTTTTAAGGAATGAATCACCATCACCTTTAGATTCAAGTAAGTTTGGAAAGCCCTCACCCAGTTACAGTAACCAAGGGGATGCCGATTTCCACCAGGAAACTTCATTTGCCACCTCCCAGCACTCCAGAACTCCCAGCCCTCTTCTGGACCAGCCCCTTCTCCGAGAAAG GTTCTCCCCGGGTTCTCAGTCCACGTGGAAGAAGATCCACGAAAGGGTATGCAGTCTTCTGACATCCCACAGAGCTCAGCAGCACCTCAGCAAG gAAGATCCTGTGTCTGAAGTAAAGTATATCCTTGAAAGACCAAGCTACCCTCTGAAGAAATATCCAGTGCATGAACAGAGTTATTTTTAA